One part of the Thiothrix nivea DSM 5205 genome encodes these proteins:
- a CDS encoding DUF5691 domain-containing protein, translating to MQLQQTLLKIALLGTERQSQPPQGNAALQPYLDQLYPGGQIPADSGREAAFLSTAALAFQYQAAGSLPVTFTGELPTPDDKPDLPLIPAAAEMHLRRMLADNNLRPLLDGWLEQVAGKHLRVPVSFIPPLMEQARQSRAIRPAISAAIGQRGYWLATQNPDWHNLLTLAPDAAEQQDSSVWEEGNPAQRSEYLQHLRSEQPAATRELLQAVWKQEAAQVRQDFLQTLRTNLSADDEAWLESCLDDRSKGVRQLASELLGALPDSAFSQRMQKRLTDWLGVQAKSGLLNKLSGKKTLQINPPENWDKSWQRDSIDEKPPQGKGAKAWWLEQALSCIPPVYWTQRWQLPPSDLLELAEKSNWKSALLNGWQTALLRYPDSEWAKVWLTRSDPRHSPLWQTLSPADAESTAIGLLQRNDSLELLDVLIHLPHLWGRDFSLQVLKQLRVRTNCQQQYVHAVYGACRHLATHIAPDCVEDFTHLLQEPLQAEDHPFHRILTETLFTLRFRADMLAALETTSPKD from the coding sequence ATGCAACTGCAACAGACCCTGCTCAAAATCGCCCTGCTGGGAACCGAACGGCAAAGCCAGCCACCGCAAGGCAATGCCGCGTTACAACCTTATCTGGATCAGCTCTACCCTGGCGGGCAAATTCCGGCAGACAGTGGCCGTGAAGCCGCGTTTCTGAGTACAGCGGCATTGGCCTTTCAGTATCAGGCCGCAGGCAGCTTGCCGGTCACATTCACTGGCGAACTGCCTACGCCGGATGACAAACCCGATCTGCCGCTGATTCCTGCTGCTGCCGAAATGCACCTGCGCCGGATGCTGGCGGATAACAACCTGCGCCCGTTGCTGGATGGCTGGTTGGAACAGGTGGCAGGCAAACACTTGCGGGTTCCGGTGAGCTTTATTCCGCCACTGATGGAACAGGCCCGTCAAAGTCGCGCCATTCGCCCGGCCATCAGTGCCGCTATCGGGCAACGCGGGTATTGGCTGGCGACGCAAAACCCCGATTGGCACAACCTGCTGACTCTTGCTCCGGATGCTGCTGAACAGCAGGATTCCTCCGTGTGGGAAGAGGGCAACCCCGCCCAGCGCAGTGAATATTTGCAGCATTTGCGCAGTGAGCAGCCAGCTGCCACCCGCGAATTGCTGCAAGCCGTCTGGAAGCAGGAAGCCGCACAGGTACGGCAGGATTTCCTGCAAACCCTGCGCACCAACCTGAGCGCTGATGATGAAGCCTGGCTGGAAAGCTGCCTCGACGATCGCAGCAAAGGCGTGCGCCAGTTAGCGTCTGAGCTGCTGGGTGCGTTGCCGGATTCCGCTTTCAGCCAGCGTATGCAAAAACGGCTGACTGATTGGTTGGGTGTGCAAGCCAAATCCGGCCTGCTCAACAAGCTGAGTGGCAAGAAAACGCTGCAAATCAACCCACCTGAAAATTGGGATAAAAGCTGGCAACGTGACAGCATTGATGAAAAACCACCCCAAGGCAAAGGTGCCAAAGCCTGGTGGCTGGAGCAGGCGCTATCTTGTATCCCACCTGTGTACTGGACGCAACGCTGGCAACTGCCTCCGTCAGACCTGTTGGAACTGGCAGAAAAAAGCAACTGGAAAAGCGCCTTGCTGAACGGTTGGCAAACTGCCTTGCTACGCTACCCTGACAGCGAATGGGCGAAGGTGTGGCTGACCCGCAGCGACCCGCGCCATTCCCCGCTCTGGCAAACATTAAGTCCTGCCGATGCCGAAAGCACCGCAATCGGCCTGCTCCAGCGCAACGACAGTCTCGAGCTGCTGGATGTGTTGATTCACCTACCACATCTATGGGGGCGGGACTTTTCCCTGCAAGTGCTGAAACAGCTACGGGTACGCACGAACTGCCAGCAGCAATACGTCCACGCTGTATATGGCGCGTGCCGCCATCTCGCTACACACATCGCCCCCGACTGCGTGGAGGACTTCACCCACCTGCTACAGGAACCCTTGCAGGCAGAAGACCACCCGTTCCACCGCATCCTGACTGAAACCCTGTTTACCCTGCGTTTTCGCGCCGACATGCTGGCCGCGCTGGAAACCACCTCACCCAAGGATTAA
- a CDS encoding SWIM zinc finger family protein, translating into MTTWTTEQVAALAPDAASLKAGEKLSQPHQWQTLGQADGVVWGEIKGSGKNPYQTAIELVEPAFKCSCPSRKFPCKHGIGLALVLAANSDKLTGAEPPSWLQEWLDKRGQRAQKKAEKAAASNEPVDEATLQKRAAAQQKRNAAREDKVSAGIAELQRWLFDLIRQGLSQQDDKQWQRMAARMVDAQAPGLARRLQAIASLRYQGGAWQEKLLAELSRLHLLLEAWQRRDSLPAAVQADVLAHIGFNQPKEEILALDSIADHWQVVGQRQEDDGQIRTQRTWLYGMNSQRFVLLLDFAVQQQPMTLRPPVGQATSGDMVFYPSATPLRALLKDEAAQQPGDTVLAPLFAPLHQCFSRYTEALIANPWLGYFPFAIARVIPVQHDKQWLLVDVAQHCVPLDISDEQAWVLIGESGGHPLNIFGEWDGDSLRICGTFQTGGEA; encoded by the coding sequence ATGACAACCTGGACTACCGAACAAGTTGCGGCACTCGCCCCTGACGCCGCCTCGCTCAAGGCGGGCGAGAAACTCAGCCAGCCACACCAATGGCAAACGCTTGGGCAAGCCGATGGCGTGGTGTGGGGCGAAATCAAGGGCAGCGGCAAAAATCCCTACCAAACGGCTATTGAACTGGTGGAACCTGCCTTCAAATGCTCCTGCCCCAGCCGCAAATTCCCTTGCAAACACGGCATCGGTCTGGCATTGGTGCTTGCCGCCAACTCCGACAAGCTGACTGGCGCGGAACCGCCTTCCTGGCTACAGGAATGGCTGGACAAACGCGGGCAACGCGCCCAGAAAAAGGCCGAAAAAGCCGCCGCCAGTAATGAGCCTGTTGACGAAGCCACCCTGCAAAAACGCGCTGCCGCCCAACAGAAACGCAACGCCGCCCGCGAAGATAAAGTCAGTGCCGGTATCGCCGAATTGCAACGCTGGCTGTTCGACCTGATCCGGCAAGGCTTGTCGCAACAGGACGACAAACAATGGCAACGTATGGCTGCCCGTATGGTGGATGCACAAGCCCCCGGCCTTGCCCGTCGTTTGCAAGCCATTGCCAGCCTGCGCTATCAGGGGGGGGCATGGCAGGAAAAGTTGCTGGCCGAGCTGAGCCGCCTGCACTTGCTGCTGGAAGCTTGGCAGCGCCGCGACAGCCTGCCTGCCGCAGTACAGGCCGACGTATTGGCACACATCGGTTTCAACCAGCCCAAGGAAGAAATCCTTGCTCTTGACAGCATTGCCGACCATTGGCAGGTCGTTGGGCAGCGGCAGGAGGATGACGGGCAAATACGCACCCAGCGCACCTGGTTATATGGCATGAATTCGCAACGTTTCGTGTTGCTGCTGGATTTTGCGGTACAACAACAGCCAATGACTTTGCGCCCGCCAGTGGGACAGGCAACGTCAGGGGACATGGTATTTTATCCCTCTGCCACCCCGTTGCGTGCTTTATTGAAGGATGAAGCAGCACAGCAACCGGGCGACACTGTGCTTGCCCCGCTGTTTGCTCCATTGCATCAATGTTTCTCTCGTTATACCGAAGCCCTGATAGCCAACCCCTGGTTAGGCTATTTTCCTTTCGCCATTGCCCGTGTCATCCCTGTGCAGCATGACAAGCAATGGCTACTGGTCGATGTTGCACAGCATTGTGTTCCACTCGACATCAGCGACGAACAGGCATGGGTATTAATAGGCGAAAGCGGTGGGCATCCGCTCAACATATTCGGGGAATGGGATGGTGACAGTCTACGCATCTGCGGCACATTCCAAACCGGTGGGGAGGCATAA
- a CDS encoding YiaA/YiaB family inner membrane protein yields MNDNITLPNTAGWLFFVKLTFGISLAAMAAFIFFLEGNLLTKGYLALNSLFLVSATIMLSKTLRDEHEAQRLTNRINEAKTNKILKEFSE; encoded by the coding sequence ATGAACGACAATATCACTCTCCCAAACACCGCTGGATGGTTGTTTTTCGTCAAGCTGACCTTTGGTATTTCACTGGCGGCAATGGCGGCTTTCATCTTTTTCCTGGAAGGCAACCTGCTAACTAAAGGTTATCTGGCCCTGAACTCCCTGTTTCTGGTCAGTGCTACCATTATGCTTTCAAAGACCCTGCGTGATGAGCACGAAGCCCAGCGCCTAACCAACCGTATCAATGAGGCCAAGACTAATAAAATCCTCAAGGAATTCAGCGAATAA
- a CDS encoding PspA/IM30 family protein, with translation MMYLIGKLATALRGGTREVLEAAVDANALRILDQEIHECEDSLRQSRQHLAEVMAEKLRLQRQLDAARKKMASKEDLIRSRLERQDEAGALELADELAQQEDWLENQQAHCDQLHDYEQRLLKTLKSTTFKLEQYRAELRMSQATRHAQQVAGKLSRHANTHGDSFARMQDSLERIRQQHETCDDRMQAMQQIDSYMAGEASAKQRPCHKAEDVLARLRAA, from the coding sequence ATGATGTACTTAATCGGAAAACTCGCCACCGCCCTGCGTGGTGGAACCCGCGAAGTGCTGGAAGCTGCCGTGGATGCCAATGCCTTACGCATCCTCGACCAAGAAATCCACGAATGCGAAGACAGCCTGCGCCAGTCCAGGCAGCACCTTGCCGAAGTAATGGCTGAAAAACTGCGCCTGCAACGCCAGCTCGATGCAGCCCGCAAGAAAATGGCCAGCAAGGAAGACCTCATCCGTTCCCGCCTGGAGCGCCAAGATGAAGCGGGTGCGCTGGAGCTGGCGGATGAACTCGCCCAGCAGGAAGACTGGCTTGAAAACCAGCAAGCCCATTGTGACCAGCTACACGACTACGAGCAGCGCCTGCTCAAGACCCTGAAAAGCACTACCTTCAAGCTGGAACAATACCGCGCGGAATTACGCATGTCGCAAGCCACCCGCCATGCCCAGCAGGTGGCGGGCAAACTTTCCCGCCATGCCAACACCCACGGCGACAGCTTTGCGCGGATGCAGGATTCGTTGGAACGCATCCGCCAGCAGCACGAAACCTGTGATGACCGGATGCAGGCCATGCAGCAAATCGACAGCTACATGGCAGGTGAAGCGTCTGCAAAACAACGCCCTTGCCACAAGGCTGAAGACGTGCTGGCAAGGCTGCGTGCAGCGTAA
- a CDS encoding sigma-54-dependent transcriptional regulator gives MTTANIILVDDEKAVRDATAQSLMLAGYEVDTFDSATAALRIIAPEFAGVIISDIRMPVMDGLEFLQQVLKIDRDLPVILISGHADVATAVSAIRKGGYDLLEKPFSNTQLVEVVKRASDKRRLTLENRALKEALANQTRPGPRIIGQTPAIVTLRNMITRIANVNADVLVMGETGTGKELVARSLHEQSKRRDHNYVAINCAAIPESLLDSELFGHEAGAFTGAKGKRIGKFEHANGGTLFLDEIEGMPLSTQAPLLRVLQERSIERLGSNKPIALDIRVIAATKMDLKEASEREEFRLDLYYRLNVVTLEIPPLRARREDIPLLFQHFVLVAAARCESEVPPLNDQALHVLMGHDWPGNIRELRNIAERYVLLGEAYGFDLAALMNADEKIEGLSLAEQVACFEKTLIVQSLNRHQGNTRAVMDALDLPRKTLADKMKKYGLEREQFRE, from the coding sequence ATGACCACAGCCAACATCATTCTGGTCGATGACGAAAAAGCCGTGCGCGACGCCACCGCGCAGTCGCTGATGCTGGCGGGTTACGAAGTGGATACCTTCGACAGCGCCACAGCGGCCTTGCGCATCATCGCCCCGGAATTTGCGGGCGTGATTATCTCCGACATCCGGATGCCGGTCATGGATGGGCTGGAATTCCTCCAGCAAGTCCTGAAAATCGACCGTGACCTGCCGGTAATCCTGATCAGCGGGCACGCCGACGTGGCGACGGCAGTCTCCGCCATCCGCAAGGGCGGTTATGATTTGCTGGAAAAACCCTTTTCCAACACCCAATTGGTGGAAGTGGTCAAACGTGCCAGCGACAAGCGCCGCCTGACGCTGGAAAACCGCGCCCTCAAGGAAGCGCTGGCCAACCAGACCCGCCCAGGCCCGCGCATTATCGGCCAAACCCCGGCCATCGTTACCCTGCGCAACATGATTACCCGCATCGCCAACGTCAACGCCGACGTGCTGGTCATGGGCGAAACCGGTACCGGCAAGGAACTGGTGGCGCGTTCCCTGCACGAGCAGAGCAAGCGCCGCGACCACAATTACGTGGCGATCAATTGCGCTGCCATCCCGGAAAGCCTGCTCGACAGTGAGCTGTTTGGGCATGAGGCGGGCGCTTTCACCGGCGCAAAAGGCAAACGCATCGGTAAGTTTGAACACGCCAACGGCGGCACGTTGTTCCTGGATGAAATCGAGGGGATGCCGCTCTCCACGCAAGCGCCGTTGCTGCGGGTATTACAGGAGCGCAGCATCGAACGGCTGGGTTCCAACAAGCCCATCGCACTCGACATCCGCGTGATTGCCGCGACCAAGATGGATTTGAAAGAGGCTTCGGAGCGCGAGGAATTCCGCCTCGACCTGTATTACCGCCTCAACGTGGTGACACTGGAAATCCCGCCATTGCGGGCGCGCCGCGAAGACATCCCGCTGCTGTTCCAGCATTTCGTGCTGGTGGCAGCGGCGCGCTGTGAAAGCGAAGTGCCACCACTCAACGACCAAGCGCTGCATGTGCTGATGGGGCACGACTGGCCGGGCAATATCCGCGAGTTGCGCAATATCGCCGAGCGTTACGTGCTGCTGGGCGAAGCTTACGGCTTCGATCTGGCCGCGCTGATGAATGCGGATGAGAAAATCGAAGGGCTGTCGCTGGCCGAACAGGTGGCCTGTTTCGAGAAAACCCTGATCGTGCAATCACTTAACCGCCACCAGGGCAACACCCGCGCGGTGATGGACGCACTCGACCTGCCGCGCAAGACCCTGGCCGACAAGATGAAAAAGTATGGGCTGGAGCGCGAGCAGTTCCGTGAGTAA
- a CDS encoding sensor histidine kinase translates to MAILFSAITLLTVYYAVRQNAEQRLQQETAVLSQQLVSQLEAELERHKYLPTLLAENPEAQALLQTASPLPDAVLRVNRILKKANRIANTADTYLMRPDGLTIAASNWDQASTFVGRNFSFRPYFQQAVQGHLGRYYALGTTSGERGYYFASSVRGENGQIIGVMVVKIRITIQESGRAWQAAHFMVADPEGVVFMSSNPAWRLHSLQALSAEVLASLKQNHRYADTAITPLTHLRLDTTATLQSVSDGHHQYLVQRTGMESAGWTLYILNDASSVTRSVVLTLLLTAFMLALTLLLLYLLWKNQRQRREYEQQAREQLEAKVEERTRELRLTQGELVQAAKMAALGQLSAGINHEINNPLTAIRAYADNAAQFLDIGKPDIARSNLMEIVGLTERMATITRQLKTFSRKSAGQIETCDLHRALDSALGIIQPKLAQTRIALEQQRADNTRYVQADLVWLEQILVNLLSNAAEAVQEQAEQCIWIALQQADGQVCVSVRDNGPGISEQAMPHVFEAFFTTKTIGKGLGLGLSISYRLARDMHGNLGVRNAPEGGAMFTLSLQQAADGSQP, encoded by the coding sequence GTGGCCATTCTATTCAGCGCCATCACCCTGCTGACTGTCTATTACGCTGTGCGCCAGAATGCGGAACAGCGCCTGCAACAGGAAACGGCCGTGCTTTCCCAACAGCTTGTCAGCCAGCTTGAGGCCGAGCTGGAACGGCACAAGTACCTGCCCACCCTGCTGGCGGAAAACCCCGAAGCGCAGGCGTTGCTGCAAACAGCTTCCCCATTACCTGACGCGGTTCTGCGCGTCAACCGCATCCTGAAAAAAGCCAACCGCATCGCCAACACTGCCGACACTTACCTGATGCGCCCGGATGGCCTCACCATCGCCGCCAGCAACTGGGATCAGGCATCCACCTTCGTGGGCCGAAATTTTTCCTTCCGCCCCTATTTCCAACAAGCCGTGCAGGGGCATTTGGGGCGCTACTACGCGCTGGGCACGACCTCCGGCGAGCGGGGTTATTACTTTGCCTCCAGTGTCAGGGGAGAAAACGGGCAAATCATCGGCGTCATGGTGGTCAAGATCAGAATCACCATCCAGGAATCCGGCAGGGCATGGCAGGCGGCTCACTTCATGGTCGCCGATCCGGAAGGGGTCGTGTTCATGTCCAGCAACCCAGCGTGGCGACTACATTCCTTGCAGGCATTGTCCGCCGAAGTGCTGGCCAGCCTGAAGCAAAACCACCGTTACGCGGATACCGCCATCACGCCATTGACCCATTTGCGCCTCGACACCACCGCCACGCTTCAGTCAGTCAGCGATGGCCACCACCAATATCTGGTGCAGCGCACCGGTATGGAATCGGCAGGCTGGACACTCTATATCCTCAACGACGCCAGCAGCGTCACCCGTAGCGTGGTGCTGACCCTACTGCTGACCGCTTTCATGCTGGCGCTGACCTTGTTGCTGTTGTACCTGCTGTGGAAAAATCAGCGCCAACGCCGCGAATACGAACAACAAGCCCGCGAACAACTGGAGGCAAAAGTCGAGGAACGTACCCGCGAACTGCGCCTCACCCAGGGAGAGCTGGTGCAGGCAGCAAAAATGGCTGCACTCGGGCAACTTTCCGCCGGTATCAACCATGAGATCAACAACCCGCTGACCGCGATCCGCGCCTATGCGGACAATGCCGCGCAATTCCTCGACATCGGCAAGCCGGATATTGCCCGCAGCAATCTGATGGAAATTGTTGGCCTGACCGAGCGCATGGCCACGATTACCCGCCAACTCAAAACCTTTTCGCGCAAAAGCGCCGGGCAGATTGAAACTTGTGACCTGCACCGTGCGCTGGATTCCGCCCTCGGCATCATCCAGCCCAAACTGGCGCAAACCCGCATTGCGCTGGAACAACAGCGCGCCGACAATACCCGTTACGTGCAAGCCGACCTGGTATGGCTGGAACAAATTCTGGTCAACCTGCTCAGCAACGCCGCCGAAGCGGTACAAGAACAGGCGGAACAATGCATCTGGATTGCCCTACAACAGGCTGACGGGCAAGTCTGCGTCTCGGTACGCGACAACGGCCCTGGCATCAGCGAACAGGCTATGCCGCATGTGTTTGAAGCTTTTTTCACCACCAAAACCATTGGCAAGGGTCTGGGCTTAGGTTTGTCGATTTCCTATCGCCTTGCCCGCGACATGCACGGTAATCTGGGCGTGCGCAATGCGCCGGAGGGTGGTGCAATGTTCACCCTCAGCCTGCAACAAGCCGCTGACGGGAGCCAGCCATGA
- a CDS encoding septal ring lytic transglycosylase RlpA family protein, whose translation MTTSESGSLARCIQGISAGVMALAIAATFSLPTAVLAKEKPASKVEASKKSSQKLSKKSSKSKALAKKAKTVKKSARKSASVSRKKSTAKQAETPTNFVWKPSAEPKQAYYVIPHSVAGHVAGKSQNSPDFTQTSSTPAARPALPTQAAAPKPQAKKAPTTGDVHQVGTASYYNDKFDGGRTASGERFDQDKMTCAHGSLPFGCRIRVTNMRNQQSVEVKVNDRGGFSKHGRVIDLSKAAAKKIGMMASGTAKVMIEILE comes from the coding sequence ATGACAACATCTGAATCAGGCAGTCTGGCGCGTTGCATACAAGGCATCAGCGCCGGTGTCATGGCACTGGCCATAGCTGCAACTTTCAGTCTGCCGACCGCCGTCCTGGCCAAAGAAAAACCTGCCAGCAAAGTGGAAGCCAGTAAAAAATCCAGCCAGAAACTGAGTAAAAAATCCTCCAAATCCAAAGCTTTGGCCAAAAAAGCCAAGACCGTCAAAAAATCTGCCAGGAAAAGCGCGTCCGTCAGCCGGAAAAAATCAACCGCCAAACAGGCTGAAACCCCCACCAACTTTGTCTGGAAACCATCCGCAGAACCCAAACAGGCGTATTATGTGATACCCCATTCCGTTGCGGGCCATGTGGCGGGCAAGAGCCAGAACTCCCCAGACTTCACCCAGACCAGCTCAACCCCCGCCGCCAGACCAGCACTACCAACCCAAGCCGCAGCACCCAAACCGCAAGCCAAAAAAGCCCCCACCACGGGCGACGTACATCAGGTCGGCACGGCATCCTACTACAATGACAAGTTTGATGGCGGCAGAACCGCCAGTGGAGAGCGTTTCGACCAGGATAAAATGACTTGCGCCCATGGCAGCCTGCCCTTCGGTTGCCGGATTCGCGTCACCAATATGCGCAATCAGCAATCGGTGGAAGTGAAAGTCAATGACCGTGGCGGTTTCAGCAAACACGGGCGCGTGATTGACCTGTCCAAAGCGGCGGCGAAGAAAATCGGCATGATGGCCAGCGGCACAGCCAAGGTCATGATCGAAATTCTGGAGTAG
- a CDS encoding D-alanyl-D-alanine carboxypeptidase/D-alanyl-D-alanine-endopeptidase: protein MRILQIGSVLLLSYSIAACSQQNVQPGTAYASAGSTHPQTELFGDEKQQPAARPSSQASPSRQQPSWSNIPASHSGGQSSAQTQPTRLASAGGDKTYRGPGQLSRLPDAIAASLQLRGLPEQNLGAYVRPANGGQPLLAAYADTPRNPASTMKLVTTYSSLGVLGADYRWPTEIYTAGNVMGDTLQGDVIIKGYGNPNFSEGDFRQLLQALRARGIRNIAGNFVVDKTYFNVPYQPSIDGKDNAEYNAQPEALLYNERGSCYEIRNQAGQIQRICPIAPRNSNDLNANLFGGFWKLWVGEMGGRLGGGLQVRAAPQGAQLVHTHYSPPLRDVMVEINKESNNVKARQLLLSMGAKQFGAPGTTQKGAAAVGQFLESRGLRFSSLKIENGSGLSRVERISAREMGEMLVDAYNSPYRDDLMRSMAVLGQDGTVKGRLKNLAGRGKFKTGTLRNVRALAGYLTAANGQTYVVSLLHNDGNIRASAKEAHDDLVEWVYFGGRNGFSSLQ from the coding sequence ATGCGGATTTTGCAGATTGGCTCAGTCTTACTTCTGTCTTACTCGATAGCGGCTTGCAGCCAGCAAAATGTACAACCGGGTACGGCCTATGCGAGTGCGGGTAGCACCCACCCACAGACTGAGCTGTTTGGGGATGAAAAGCAGCAACCAGCGGCGCGCCCAAGCAGCCAGGCCAGCCCATCCCGGCAACAGCCATCCTGGTCAAACATTCCGGCCAGCCATTCTGGTGGGCAGTCCAGTGCCCAAACCCAGCCTACCCGCCTGGCTTCGGCAGGTGGTGACAAAACCTACCGTGGCCCTGGCCAGCTGAGCCGTCTGCCTGATGCGATTGCTGCCAGCCTGCAATTACGCGGCCTGCCGGAACAAAACCTGGGTGCGTATGTGCGCCCTGCCAACGGTGGTCAGCCACTGCTGGCAGCGTATGCCGATACGCCCCGCAACCCGGCTTCAACCATGAAACTGGTGACTACTTATTCTTCTCTCGGCGTGCTGGGGGCAGACTATCGCTGGCCGACTGAAATTTACACCGCTGGCAATGTCATGGGTGATACCCTGCAAGGTGATGTCATCATCAAGGGCTATGGCAACCCGAACTTTAGCGAGGGCGATTTCCGCCAGTTGTTGCAGGCATTACGTGCGCGCGGCATCCGTAACATTGCGGGCAATTTCGTCGTCGACAAAACTTACTTCAATGTGCCTTACCAGCCCTCCATTGATGGCAAGGACAATGCCGAGTACAACGCCCAGCCGGAGGCGCTGCTCTACAACGAGCGCGGCAGTTGCTACGAAATCCGCAACCAGGCGGGGCAGATCCAGCGTATCTGCCCGATTGCCCCGCGCAACAGCAATGACCTGAACGCCAACCTGTTTGGCGGCTTCTGGAAACTCTGGGTAGGCGAAATGGGCGGGCGTCTGGGGGGCGGCTTGCAGGTGCGCGCTGCTCCTCAGGGTGCGCAACTGGTGCATACCCATTACTCCCCGCCGTTGCGTGACGTGATGGTCGAAATCAACAAGGAAAGTAACAACGTCAAGGCGCGCCAGTTGCTGTTGAGCATGGGGGCAAAACAGTTCGGCGCACCTGGCACGACGCAAAAGGGCGCGGCGGCAGTCGGCCAGTTCCTGGAAAGCCGTGGTTTGCGTTTTTCCAGCCTGAAGATTGAAAACGGCTCCGGCCTCAGCCGGGTGGAGCGCATTTCCGCCCGTGAAATGGGTGAAATGCTGGTCGACGCTTACAACAGCCCCTACCGCGATGACCTGATGCGCTCCATGGCTGTGTTGGGGCAGGATGGCACAGTGAAAGGCCGCCTGAAAAACCTGGCCGGGCGCGGTAAGTTCAAAACCGGCACCTTGCGTAACGTGCGGGCGCTGGCGGGTTACCTGACCGCCGCCAATGGCCAGACCTATGTGGTTTCCCTGTTGCACAATGATGGCAACATCCGCGCCAGCGCCAAAGAGGCGCATGATGACTTGGTTGAATGGGTCTACTTCGGTGGCCGGAACGGCTTCTCCAGCTTGCAATAA